One Plectropomus leopardus isolate mb chromosome 1, YSFRI_Pleo_2.0, whole genome shotgun sequence DNA segment encodes these proteins:
- the slc7a6os gene encoding LOW QUALITY PROTEIN: probable RNA polymerase II nuclear localization protein SLC7A6OS (The sequence of the model RefSeq protein was modified relative to this genomic sequence to represent the inferred CDS: substituted 1 base at 1 genomic stop codon), whose amino-acid sequence MDPNTTILRVKRKRGTDPADALLLACKRIRPETAQSSGETVPEPNEAEVENSVFKLVATVXVLTEDAPVQTQVRQALARPRMAHALRPSAASSHRIIGDLRSTKWSTRREERYRILSSHRTGLSSQAERQSPQTENYEGREETGKEQDKCLGLGAIQVVDLLHEDAEDQDKTSGKMLSPDPEVILCNSTKMLRERLSISGERLGEEHREQDDDYVYDLYYQETVTPGWIQDILSVRAYADEGELVPDLVVHEEEVYEDEDDENEEGNWRNDYPDEESDEDGSDREERYGGYWEEEHSYSRRSWDRYQREVLHELGCRGEHDNEDDDDDGDKYDSD is encoded by the exons atGGACCCGAACACGACTATTCTGCGAGTCAAGAGAAAACGGGGGACCGACCCCGCGGATGCGTTGTTGCTGGCGTGTAAACGTATCCGACCAGAGACGGCCCAGAGCTCGGGCGAAACGGTACCGGAGCCAAATGAAGCCGAGGTGGAAAACTCTGTCTTCAAACTCGTGGCGACCGTATGAGTCCTAACAGAG GATGCTCCTGTTCAGACTCAGGTGCGACAGGCTTTGGCTCGGCCTCGTATGGCCCACGCTCTGCGCCCCTCTGCTGCCAGTTCACACCGGATAATTGGGGACCTGCGAAGCACTAAGTGGAGCACCCGGAGGGAGGAACGCTACAGGATACTCTCTAGCCACCGGACAGGCCTCTCAAGCCAAGCTGAGCGGCAAAGTCCCCAAACAGAAAATTATGAAGGCAGAGAGGAAACTGGGAAAGAGCAGGACAAATGTCTGGGTCTTGGTGCAATCCAGGTGGTTGATCTCCTACACGAGGATGCAGAGGACCAGGACAAAACCTCTGGCAAG ATGCTGTCCCCAGACCCAGAAGTGATCCTGTGTAACAGCACCAAGATGCTGCGAGAGCGCCTGAGCATAAGTGGAGAGAGACTGGGCGAAGAGCACCGGGAGCAGGATGATGACTACGTCTACGATCTTTACTACCAGGAAACGGTCACACCAGGGTGGATCCAGGACATCCTGTCTGTCAGGGCCTACGCTGATGAGGGAGAACTg GTGCCCGACCTTGTGGTTCATGAAGAGGAGGTGTAtgaagatgaggatgatgaAAACGAGGAAGGCAACTGGAGGAATGACTACCCTGATGAGGAAAGTGATGAAGACGGCAGTGACAGAGAGGAGCGCTATGGAG GATACTGGGAGGAGGAGCACTCATATAGCCGGAGGAGCTGGGATCGCTACCAGAGGGAAGTGCTGCATGAGCTGGGCTGCCGTGGTGAACATGACAacgaggatgatgatgatgatggagacAAATATGATTCTGATTGA
- the LOC121943861 gene encoding adhesion G-protein coupled receptor G1-like has product MWISLLLVTQWFSTTQAGGWCENAIDNCQKYGDDEPWTRCYEDSIGSCTLRSRVKTDFVVLLVNSSQEAEVSPTGDHRVYIPSSALKRSTRARSTAMVRLVVTVINSTYFERKGHASQFIPDQPVSLNGIVMGGWVLVVKAGHSPVQNLPEPIKLTFKHNKQVENGQCVFWKDLEDDKGTADWSKDGCETWNNGAEFICSCNHLSFFAVLVNPEISVDESEAMNLSYITYSGSALSIFLLIISLIIYIYLQRRRPEKAISVHLQLTGALLCLHLSFLLCSFWVWQLKDNEEDWVCQGLGLLLHWSLQATFSWTALEGFHLYLLLVRVFNIYVRRYLLKLSLVGWGLPTMIAVVCGILGVYGKYSLPSKDANVTSSTMQMCWISSQSQQRLLISYITTVAFPCLVILCNSCMLGLVVFKLWQVRAGSGGTGSSNSWKKMNKEKGIKLWKDCATVLGLSCMLGLPWVLLSTTYISILGIYIFTILNSLQGLFMFLWSVALIYKSRSDNNSLTRDPSSQKVMTTSFNN; this is encoded by the exons ATGTGGATCTCTCTTTTGCTGGTCACACAGTGGTTTTCCACAACTCAAGCTGGTG GCTGGTGTGAAAATGCCATCGATAACTGTCAAAAATATGGTGATGATGAGCCCTGGACGAG ATGTTATGAGGACAGCATTGGGAGCTGTACCCTGAGATCCCGTGTCAAGACAGACTTCGTTGTTCTGCTGGTGAACTCGTCTCAAGAG gcagAAGTAAGTCCCACTGGTGATCACAGGGTTTACATCCCATCTTCAGCTCTCAAGAGAAGCACAAGAGCTAGGTCAACAGCGATGGTACGACTGGTGGTCACTGTGATCAACAGCACTTATTTCGAG AGAAAAGGACATGCGAGTCAGTTCATACCAGACCAGCCTGTCAGCCTGAATGGCATTGTAATGGGGGGTTGGGTTCTGGTTGTGAAGGCAGGGCACTCTCCTGTCCAGAACCTTCCAGAGCCCATCAAATTAACcttcaaacacaacaaacag GTGGAAAATGGACAATGTGTGTTTTGGAAGGATTTGGAGGATGACAAAGGAACAG ctgactGGAGCAAGGATGGCTGTGAAACCTGGAATAACGGAGCTGAATTTATTTGCAGCTGCAACCACCTGAGCTTCTTTGCCGTGCTTGTG AACCCTGAAATATCAGTGGATGAAAGTGAGGCTATGAACCTTAGCTACATAACCTACTCTGGATCAGCACTCTCCATCTTCTTGTTGATTATCAGCTTGATCATCTACATATACCTACA ACGACGACGTCCAGAGAAAGCCATCAGTGTGCATTTGCAACTGACGGGAGCGCTGCTGTGCCTCCACCTCAGCTTCCTGCTGTGCAGCTTCTGGGTGTGGCAGCTGAAGGATAATGAAGAAGATTGGGTTTGCCAAGGTCTTGGTCTCTTGTTACACTGGTCCCTGCAGGCCACCTTCAGTTGGACAGCTCTGGAAGGATTCCACCTCTACCTTCTCCTAGTGCGAGTCTTTAACATCTATGTCAGGAGATACCTGCTCAAACTCAGTCTGGTGGGATGGG GTCTTCCAACAATGATTGCAGTGGTTTGTGGGATTTTGGGTGTTTATGGCAAATACAGTCTGCCGTCGAAGGATGCCAACGTCACCAGTTCAACAATGCAGAT GTGCTGGATAAGCAGCCAATCCCAACAAAGGCTTTTGATCAGCTACATCACAACTGTGGCTTTCCCATGCCTGGTGATCCTGTGTAATTCCTGCATGCTAGGGCTGGTGGTGTTTAAGCTCTGGCAGGTGCGAGCAGGTAGTGGAGGCACTGGAAGCAGCAATAGCtggaagaaaatgaacaaagagAAAGGGATCAAGTTATGGAAGGACTGTGCCACTGTGCTGGGACTCAGCTGTATGCTGGGTTTACCCTGGGTGCTATTGAGCACCACCTACATCTCCATCCTTGGGATCTACATATTCACCATACTTAACTCCCTGCAGG GTTTATTTATGTTCCTGTGGTCCGTGGCTTTGATCTACAAGTCTCGATCTGACAATAACTCCTTAACCAGAGACCCCTCCTCTCAGAAAGTGATGACTACAAGTTTCAATAACTGA
- the LOC121944322 gene encoding uncharacterized protein LOC121944322, with product MVPLLLLLLLPEALSDQVCLNISDGEITIRINATDIVEKRPGNLNCSVDNCPCHIQCMFSNLTELRNVSSVCLDSEVEHGPQMVEYKITDYSTCSLHLCTNISILPAIGSLESDSSDQSGMKRLLLIRNSCQNLFSSDFQVKKAFIRMERQMIHKIMETSHPDSGGFINYSMQELSLNVFNISEAQLDSSNSRIQLEAPQLLPENMSYIPDIWLPAHALHNIPKDERIIGLVSYTQHSQFQFDKEKISSMVVRIEQLGTKHLHNLRTPIKMTFRIPPNTDMGNESRLQCYYFDENDGCES from the exons ATGGTGCCCTTACTGCTGTTACTACTGCTGCCTGAAGCGCTGTCTGACCAAG TTTGCCTCAACATTTCAGATGGTGAAATTACCATTCGCATTAATGCTACTGACATTGTTGAGAAGCGACCTGGTAACCTGAATTGCTCGGTGGATAACTGTCCCTGCCACATTCAGTGCATGTTCAGCAACCTGACGGAGTTGCGCAATGTATCGTCTGTTTGCTTAGACTCTGAGGTGGAACATGGTCCTCAAATGGTGGAGTACAAAATAACAGACT ATAGCACTTGCAGTCTACACTTATGCACCAACATAAGCATCTTGCCAGCCATTGGTTCGCTGGAAAGTGACAGCTCTGACCAGTCAGGAATGAAGCGTCTCCTCCTCATAAGGAATTCATGTCAAAACCTCTTCAGTAGTGACTTTCAAGTCAAGAAAGCCTTTATAAG AATGGAAAGACAGATGATCcataaaatcatggaaacatcCCACCCTGATTCTGGAGGTTTCATAAACTACAGCATGCAGGAATTGTCGCTGAATGTATTCAACATCAGTGAGGCTCAACTTGACTCCAGCAACTCCAGGATCCAGTTAGAGGCTCCACAG CTGCTGCCCGAGAACATGTCATATATCCCTGACATTTGGCTGCCTGCACATGCTCTGCACAATATCCCAAAGGACGAGAGGATCATTGGTTTGGTCAGCTACACTCAACACAGCCAGTTCCAG TTTGATAAGGAAAAAATCTCATCGATGGTTGTCAGGATAGAGCAGCTGGGCACAAAACACCTTCATAATCTGAGGACGCCAATCAAGATGACCTTCAGAATTCCTCCAAACACAGATATGGGA aatgAATCAAGGTTACAGTGTTACTATTTTGATGAAAATG ATGGTTGTGAAAGTTAA
- the LOC121942194 gene encoding adhesion G-protein coupled receptor G2, producing the protein MTMADTNQTNAICWITDDSFFYSLNLVYFALIFIFNSGILVAVASNICRMRQVFRNNSKFGAEAEGTKWKDSERFNESCKSGLTVIGLTCLMGTTWGLAFLGSGYINYPILYLFCILNSTQGFFIFLWICLSAKKQRKRNMEDRLTSTPVKTSGVKFD; encoded by the exons ATGACCATGGCTGATACGAACCAAACTAATGCCAT CTGCTGGATCACAGATGACTCTTTCTTCTACTCATTGAACCTGGTGTATTTCGCCCTCATATTCATCTTCAACTCTGGCATCTTGGTGGCAGTGGCTTCTAACATCTGCAGGATGAGACAAGTGTTCAGGAACAACTCGAAGTTTGGAGCAGAGGCTGAGGGAACGAAATGGAAAGACTCTGAGAGGTTTAACGAGTCCTGCAAGAGTGGCCTTACTGTGATTGGTCTCACCTGCCTGATGGGGACCACCTGGGGCCTGGCCTTCCTGGGCTCAGGATATATCAACTACCCCATCCTCTACCTCTTCTGCATCCTCAACTCCACACAAG gtttctttattttcctgtgGATCTGCCTGTCAGCCAagaagcagaggaagagaaacatgGAGGACAGACTGACTTCAACACCTGTGAAGACTTCAGGAGTCAAATTTGATTAG